The genomic segment ctgtagcctaccaggctcctctgtccatgggattttgtccaggcaatagtactggagtggattgccattttccttctccaggggatcttcccaacccagggctcaaacccaggtctcccgcattgtagacagacactttaccatctgagccacaaaaacAAGTAACTGACTATATCGCTGTCAGTCAAAGCCATGAGGAACTCAAAAGGGCATCACGTATATCGTATCATAAATATCCAACGAGAAGTGACTCAGACTAAAAGAAGAGAATGATCTACAACAGAAGggtgaaataaaatagaattaaggAGTCAaccaaatatttctgaaaaggaccagatagtaaatattttccgTTTTGTGGGCCATGCTGCAAATGCTCAACTCTGCCAATCTAGCACCATGGCATCCGCTGATCATATGTAaacaaacagaaagtgaaagtgaagtcgctcagtcgtgtccgactctttgcgaccccatgggctgtagtccgccaggctcctctgtccatgggattttccaggcaatagtcctagagtggattgccatttccttctccacgggatcttcccaacccagggatcgaacccgggtctcccgcattgtagacagatgctttaccgtctgagccaccagggaagttaaaaacaaacagagctgtgttccaataaaactttataaaaaaaaaaaaaaaaaaacctgtcagtGGGCCTCATTTGACAGGCTGAGGGGAGGGAGCTATACTTTGCCCCCAGGGTAGATGAACCTGACCAAGTAAAGTAGGACCCTGAGTAGGGAACTATACAGAAAACTAACAGGTAACATAAATCTAAAAGAGCAAGGCTTCCAGCatttctactcctgggtatttatctgaaaaaaaaaatgaaaacactaattcaagaagaaaaacacgcccctatgttcattgcagcattatttacaatagccaagatatggaagggCTTCCCAAACggctcactggtgaagaatctgcaatGTATATGTATTATTAAATATAGTAATGTACATAACACTACAAAAAATGATTTACTTTTTATTCTATATGTTTTCTGTGAGagttcttctttcctttgttcATTTACTAAACTACTCTCCAAAAGAGCTTGGGTTCCCAAGTGTTTCCTGTTTCTTAGAAGctgagaaaaagagataaaaaaggCGGGAAACGCAGAACGGGGTGGAATTGTGAAGAAAAATGTCACAACAGGTCCCAACACAAACTCACCAGGATAGACCAGGAAGTCACCCCCGAACTTGCCAGCGGCACTGAGGAAGAAGCCTCGTTCCCACAGGTCTCTGTAGATGCTGTAGCGAAGCTCGTGGGCAGGGCGGCCAGCGTGGGGCCAGTCTTTGGACTGGACACGCCAGTCCAGGGGCCTAGCCTTGATGGGCCGCGGCCGAGCAGTGGCCAACTGGATGAGCAGAGCAGACTTCGGTAAGGGGGCCACTCCATTTGAAGGCCCTggctggggagaggagcctggtggggatgAATCCAAGAGTTTGATGAATCCAAGGGGCAAGGTTTTTCCCCAGCCCCCAGCGAGGACCAACCCTAGAGTGCCAGCCGAAAATTTCCCAAggatctcttccctccctcccctggtcAGTGGGCTCCAACCCCCACCTTCATGTGCTTCCTCACGCTCTCCAGCAGCCTGGCCAGCACTGGCCTCATCCTCTTCGGCAGCTTGCTTCCCACCGGCCTCCTGGCTCCCACTGGTCCCTGATTCCTGTTCCAGCTTTAGCTTCTTCGCAGCCTGGCCCTCTGTAATCTTCTCTAGTAGCGCCTGACGACGGGTCTCTCGGGCCTCAGCTGCCAGAGCGCTTTGTTCCTGGAAGCCCTGCTCTTGCTGCCGCTTGAAGGATGCCAGTGCCTGAGAAGCAAACTTTCCTGTAATATCAGGATTCAGGTATGCCCTGCCTTAGGAATCTAGGAATCCTGACTCTGGCCCCCTCCAAACCTCGGGGAATGAACCTGGGGATCCTACCATCCTACTCTCACGGAATTCCAGAATCCAGGACTCTCAGACCCCTCCCACCTCAGGGACTAGTCGTCCCCGGCCTCTCCTCCCGCAGGTCCCCCTGGAGGGGAGCCCCTAgcctgcccccccgccccgcgccgcctTACCAGGCTGTGTTGGCGAGGGTCCGGGCGCGGGGCGCTGACCAGGGTGACTGCGCCGATCTCGGCCAGCAGTCGCGCCTCCTCAGGCATCAGCAGCAGTGGGAGGCCCAGGCGCGAGTTCTGGCGGGGCCCGCGGGGCAGGGCGCCCACCGTGCGGCCCCCCACGCCCAGGCGCTCCCGCAGCGCCTGCACCGCCTCGGCCCCCCACACCAGGGAACGGCCGTTCGCCACCTCCACCACCAGCATCCTCCTGCGGGAGGCCAGGGGCACACCAGTCACCCACCCGGCAGCACGCCTCTCGCCGCGGGATTCGCGACGCTGGGAGGGCGCCCACCGCCTGGCCGGGGGTCTCGGAGAAGCCCCACCCCTGAGGCTCGTGGGGCGGAGCCTCGCTCCGAGCCGCGTTCGCCACCTGCTGAGCGGGAGCGCTAGCCCCACCCCCTGGGCGCCGGGCTCCGCCCCCGGGCGATCCCGCCAGGCCCCGGGGCTGACCGAGAcgaggccccgccccgcgcctCGGACCCTGCGGGCAGCATTCTGGCCAGGAGCGAGACTGGCCGCGCGGGCCCCCGCGCCTTGCGGCAAAGCCTGCCGGAGGGCGGACCACGCCCCCTCCGTAAGGTCCGTTTCGGCGTCGCCCTCCGGTGTTCCCGTCAGGTGTCGGGACCTCCGGAGGCCAAAGCCCCCCGAGGTCACGCCCCCTTGGGGTTCCTCGGGGACGCCTCTCCTTTCTGAGCCCTAGAGGTCCGGCCTCAGGTCCCCGCTCTGAGCCCGGCTCGCAGAATGCgaagccccgcccccgcccgagCGTGGCCGCTTCGTACTTTCGGAAGTCCTCGGCTCAGCCGAtcgcggccccgccccctcccgaaGACTAGGCGTCAGGCGTTCGGACGGCCTCGGCTCACGTCGCGCCCACAGCctgaggccccgccccctccggcCGCGGGCTCCCCCTCCCCCGGTTGGAGTTCCCGCCCTAAGACCGAACCCCCCCGGCCGGAAACCCGGTCCGTTCTCTGCTCGGCCCGGGTCAGCGCGCTCGTGAGCGCTCCCTTCAGAATGTGGCACCGTCCTCTGACGGAAACAGCTATTCACCTCGTAACCAGCTCGCAGTCCCAGCGGAGCCACCCCCTACGTAGCGCGCCACGCGGGGCTTCCTCCACCCCCCATGCCGACCCCCTGCGTCGGTGTCGTCACGCCGCCACCTCAGCGGAGCGGGAAGTGCGGGGCCCGCCCCGCGGGGCCGTAGCCCTGCCTTCCCCCTAAAGTGTAAACCCCTCGAGCCCGCCCCTCGAAGCGCACCTCCCTCCTCGGTTCCGGGACTAGGAAACGGGCGGCTCGCCACGCTGGCCCCGCCCCTTGAGGTAGAACGCTGTTTGCCCCACCCCCTTGGGGGGGGGTGCTTCTGGGTCCCTCCTAAGTGTGTCCAAAGCCCGTGGCTCCGCCTCCGTCCTAAACCTGAGACTCCGCCTATGAGCAACCCAAGGTCGCTTCTACCCGACTACCTCCGAAGGGAGCCGAGGCTGTGGCCCCGCCCACGTCCGGCCGAAGCTCTTGGCCCCGCCCACAACCGAACTTATTCGACTACCTCCGAAAAAATCCGAAGCCTGTGGCCCCGCCTCCAAACCACCCCCGGATTCTGGCCGAAGGAACCGGGAGCGGAGGCCCCGCCTCCCTCTGAAAGCTCAGCTCCAGGCCCCGCCTCTTTCCCGGGTCCCGCGGCGGCCTCGGAGCCCGAAGCTTCTGGCCCCACCCCTTTCCGAGCCGAAGCCCCGCCCTTTGCGTGCTCGCAGCCTGGTAGATCCGAGTCCGGGTCCCGCCGCCGGGTCGTGCTGTCTGCGTCTCGTTCGCGCTCCTTCCCCGCGCAGCCCCGGACGCCGCTGGGCGCTGTGCGCACGACCCTGGGCCGCGCAGCTCTGCAGGCCCCCCGAAAGAGGCTGGGGGGTGCGGGGGCGTGCTGGGCGGGGTAGGCGTGGCCGGACCCACGGTACCCAGCGGGCCAGGACTGCTCGGCCGCCTCCTGCCCTGCGGGCGGCGCAGAACCGCCGGTCCAGGTGGGCCGGGGTGTGGAGGCGCCCAGGAAACCGGGAGGGGTCTGGACAGTGTGGGGTCGCTGCGGATCGGCGGACTGATGGGGTGCGGGGGCGGCGCCGGGAGCCCGGCCGAGCTCCGGGGTGGCATGGTCGAGCTCCCGGGTGGCGTAACCGCCTGTGGCTTTGCCCAAAGCGGATATGA from the Capra hircus breed San Clemente chromosome 18, ASM170441v1, whole genome shotgun sequence genome contains:
- the TSEN34 gene encoding tRNA-splicing endonuclease subunit Sen34 codes for the protein MLVVEVANGRSLVWGAEAVQALRERLGVGGRTVGALPRGPRQNSRLGLPLLLMPEEARLLAEIGAVTLVSAPRPDPRQHSLALASFKRQQEQGFQEQSALAAEARETRRQALLEKITEGQAAKKLKLEQESGTSGSQEAGGKQAAEEDEASAGQAAGEREEAHEGSSPQPGPSNGVAPLPKSALLIQLATARPRPIKARPLDWRVQSKDWPHAGRPAHELRYSIYRDLWERGFFLSAAGKFGGDFLVYPGDPLRFHAHYIAQCWAPGDPIPLQDLVSAGRLGTSVRKTLLLCSPQPDGKVVYTSLQWASLQ